A single window of Actinoallomurus bryophytorum DNA harbors:
- a CDS encoding ATP-binding protein has translation MTEENLQRPPAEIRYADELARLRETDKGNRPPGWWLSLEAARRFIVGDERQGIRRKFVGDPSLIDRALVSLATSRGLLLVGEPGTAKSLLSELIAAAVSGTSTLTIQGGAATTEDQIKYSWNYALLVSEGPSPRSLVPAPMLRGMEEGKIVRFEEITRCPLEVQDSLLSLLSERVVAIPELGDANGMVFARQGFNVIATANTRDRGVNEMSAALKRRFNFETVFPIADFATELDLVEAEARGLLESSGVTVPPRRDVLEVLVATFRELRAGMTADGGSMDRLSAVMSTAETVSVAHAVGLRGWFLRGEAGTAADIVACLAGTAAKDDAEDLARLRRYLEQQAPRRRGEQWKALHDARHLLPG, from the coding sequence ATGACAGAAGAGAACCTCCAGCGGCCACCCGCCGAGATCCGGTACGCCGACGAGCTGGCCAGGCTGCGGGAGACGGACAAGGGCAACCGCCCGCCCGGCTGGTGGCTCAGCCTGGAGGCGGCCCGCCGGTTCATCGTCGGCGACGAACGACAGGGGATCCGGCGCAAGTTCGTCGGGGACCCGTCGCTGATCGACCGTGCGCTCGTGAGCCTGGCCACGAGCCGTGGCCTGCTGCTGGTCGGCGAGCCGGGTACCGCCAAGTCGCTGCTGTCCGAGCTCATCGCCGCCGCGGTCAGCGGCACCTCGACGCTCACCATCCAGGGCGGCGCGGCCACCACCGAGGACCAGATCAAGTACTCCTGGAACTACGCGCTGCTCGTCTCCGAGGGGCCGTCACCACGGTCGCTGGTGCCCGCCCCGATGCTGCGCGGGATGGAAGAAGGCAAGATCGTCCGCTTCGAGGAGATCACCCGCTGCCCGCTGGAGGTGCAGGACTCGCTGCTGTCGCTGCTGTCCGAGCGGGTGGTCGCGATCCCCGAGCTCGGCGACGCGAACGGCATGGTCTTCGCCCGCCAGGGCTTCAACGTGATCGCCACCGCCAACACCCGCGACCGCGGAGTGAACGAGATGAGCGCGGCGCTGAAGCGCAGGTTCAACTTCGAGACGGTCTTCCCCATCGCGGACTTCGCCACCGAGCTGGACCTCGTCGAGGCCGAGGCGCGCGGGCTGCTGGAGAGCTCGGGCGTCACCGTGCCGCCACGGCGTGACGTCCTGGAGGTGCTGGTCGCGACCTTCCGTGAGCTGCGGGCGGGAATGACCGCGGACGGCGGGTCCATGGACCGGCTGTCGGCCGTGATGAGCACCGCCGAGACCGTGTCGGTCGCGCACGCGGTCGGGCTGCGCGGCTGGTTCCTGCGCGGCGAGGCGGGCACGGCGGCCGACATCGTCGCCTGCCTGGCGGGCACGGCGGCCAAGGACGACGCCGAGGACCTTGCCCGGCTGCGCCGCTACCTCGAACAGCAGGCGCCGCGAAGGCGCGGCGAGCAGTGGAAGGCCCTGCACGACGCCCGGCACCTGCTCCCCGGCTGA